The Vitis vinifera cultivar Pinot Noir 40024 chromosome 12, ASM3070453v1 genome has a segment encoding these proteins:
- the LOC100252747 gene encoding putative zinc finger protein At1g68190, protein MKGCELCGCPARMYCESDQASLCWDCDAKVHGANFLVARHSRSLLCHVCRSPTPWRASGAKLGHTVSVCERCVDGCGGRKCGGAAEESEGGNDDEVGMEDDDLDEDDEYDDDDDVEDEEEEEEEDDDFGGDDEDGDNQVVPWSSTPPPPEASSSSSEESLNSFSSGNRDVPGSFTMLSLKRMRETASDLRSQDDFNRPSSQPNYASARAAAARSAADDGEAISEDALRPFKDRRIEQNRPVQPQAGSRTAEIVDSLNRLHNQDITSGSDASSIIAGICNLSKQSGAVDLDCSSSRSRRI, encoded by the exons ATGAAGGGCTGCGAGCTGTGTGGATGTCCGGCGAGGATGTACTGCGAGTCGGACCAGGCGAGCTTGTGCTGGGACTGCGACGCCAAGGTTCACGGTGCGAACTTTCTGGTGGCTAGGCATTCGAGGAGTCTTCTTTGCCACGTTTGTCGGTCGCCGACGCCGTGGAGAGCTTCCGGTGCGAAGCTAGGGCACACGGTTTCGGTGTGCGAGAGGTGCGTGGACGGGTGTGGTGGAAGGAAGTGTGGAGGTGCAGCGGAGGAGAGCGAGGGAGGGAATGATGATGAGGTTGGCATGGAGGATGATGATCTCGATGAGGATGATGAGTACGACGATGACGATGATGTCGAAGAtgaggaggaggaagaggaggaggatGACGACTTTGGCGGTGATGATGAAGACGGTGATAATCAGGTGGTGCCATGGTCTTCTACGCCGCCTCCACCTGAGGCAAGCTCTTCGAGCAGCGAAGAGTCGTTGAACAGCTTCTCTAGCGGCAACAGAGATGTCCCTGGTTCGTTCACAATGCTTTCGCTGAAGCGAATGCGTGAAACTGCTTCAGATCTTCGCTCGCAA GACGATTTCAACCGACCGTCCTCTCAACCGAACTACGCCTCAGCGAGGGCGGCAGCGGCTCGATCCGCGGCTGACGACGGCGAAGCCATTTCTGAGGACGCCCTTAGGCCATTCAAAGACCGGAGAATAGAACAGAACCGGCCGGTCCAGCCCCAGGCCGGTTCGAGAACGGCCGAGATCGTCGACTCGCTTAACAGACTCCACAATCAAGACATAACCTCCGGCAGCGACGCGTCCTCTATAATCGCCGGCATTTGCAATCTGAGTAAACAATCTGGGGCCGTTGATCTTGATTGCTCGAGCTCTCGTAGTCGTCGGATTTGA
- the LOC100252899 gene encoding frataxin, mitochondrial: MASASSSKLLFLRRLSRALKLSSSSSSSSLSVRPYVFLLEASRPSDLAKINLRSFLSVASRSFCSRTLDLEDDSQGPAAIDYSSLLQEDEFHKVADSTIQDLQEKFEEYGDCVQIDGFDIDYGNQVLTLKLGTLGTYVLNKQTPNRQIWLSSPVSGPSRFDWDQSAQAWVYRRTKANLSKLLETELEKLCGTPISLS; encoded by the exons ATGgcttctgcttcttcttccaAGTTGCTTTTTCTGAGAAGGCTTTCGAGAGCTTTGaagctttcttcttcttcttcttcttcttctttaagcGTTAGGCCATATGTTTTTCTTCTAGAAGCGTCTAGACCTTCTGATCTCGCCAAGATCAATCTCAGATCTTTTCTCTCAGTTGCTTCTAGAAGTTTCTGTTCTCGCACTTTGGATCTGGAGGACGATTCTCAAGGCCCGGCCGCCATTGATTACAG TTCTTTACTGCAGGAGGATGAATTTCACAAAGTTGCTGACTCTACTATACAAGACCTGCAGGAGAAATTTGAG GAATATGGTGATTGTGTCCAAATTGATGGATTCGACATAGACTATGGG AACCAGGTCCTGACCCTGAAGCTCGGGACTTTAGGGACCTATGTGTTGAACAAACAAACGCCTAATAGACAAATTTGGTTGTCCTCTCCTGTGAG CGGTCCCTCCAGATTCGATTGGGATCAGAGTGCTCAAGCTTGGGTTTATAGGCGGACCAAGGCAAATTTATCCAAACTCCTAGAAACAGAGCTGGAGAAACTATGTGGTACACCCATCAGCCTTTCCTAA
- the LOC100257895 gene encoding uncharacterized protein LOC100257895 — MVRFSCFHVNNHTHKSKKAVQPSVEAIYKKLQDSSQIQALTHSAKSMSLDSLSLNMHRDTEINDSAKHVTSSERCWKSEEMNGKLNSESGIEVHQTGHLKKSQSLGSGLDRGSGGIDTEDETDRGYSCDDSHGHNGLVIPVGRKDPGISPTNNESIFSIEDSQHLDKVENENSDTQVSGECAIGSGDHTPRNPPVMVKSCSLPNIGAHIPTSEGYSPTYLVPHSRSSEDLIVLDMGQKENVVHDVEIQVIRDEERDDNVFKTEKNICESPVEDGCDFYGYVNSAKDWIMPAVDEENMEKSIQGESSFSQWDDLPNKEFMINRIREWVTDLQHFSPLEETNELPDSDRKVNKGSSSLTAAKLDEKFTPGMEAAKRYISSLTATATTAQLANHGLVVIPFLSAFVSLKVLNLSGNAIVRITAGSLPRGLHMLNLSKNKITMIEGLRELTRLRILDLSYNRIFRIAHGLASCSSLKELYLAGNKISEVEGLHRLLKLNILDLRYNKISTAKCLGQLAANYNSLQAISLEGNPAQKNVGDEQLKKCLQGLLPHLAYYNRQTIKVSTLKDTADRSVRLGMSAHQFDRGLRSEHKSVRKGSHGVASNKPSSSATHGRKAAVSPKRSKNRHVRLPPPPTGTKATAHHRPHHLDFANHFLGFKPDSFMRRSRSEGTLGAL; from the exons ATggttaggttttcatgcttccaTGTTAATAATCACACCCACAAGTCAAAG AAAGCAGTTCAACCATCTGTTGAAGCCATATACAAGAAGTTGCAAGATTCTTCCCAGATTCAAGCCCTTACTCATTCTGCTAAATCTATGAGCTTAGACTCATTATCTTTGAACATGCACAGAGATACTGAAATCAATGACAGTGCGAAGCATGTTACAAGTTCTGAGCGTTGCTGGAAATCTGAAGAAATGAATGGAAAACTTAATAGTGAGAGTGGTATAGAGGTTCATCAGACTGGGCATCTTAAGAAAAGTCAGTCTCTAGGAAGTGGATTGGACCGGGGCTCTGGTGGCATTGACACTGAGGATGAGACGGATCGAGGATATTCTTGTGATGATTCTCATGGCCACAATGGTTTGGTCATTCCAGTTGGCAGGAAGGATCCAGGAATAAGCCCAActaataatgaatcaattttcTCGATTGAGGATTCCCAGCATCTAGATaaagttgaaaatgaaaattccgATACCCAGGTGTCTGGTGAGTGTGCCATTGGCTCCGGAGACCATACACCTCGTAACCCACCAGTGATGGTCAAATCATGTTCTTTGCCCAACATTGGTGCTCATATACCCACTTCTGAAGGATACTCCCCTACATACTTAGTTCCACACTCTAGATCTTCAGAGGACCTCATTGTCCTAGATATGGGGCAGAAAGAGAATGTAGTTCATGATGTTGAAATCCAGGTAATAAGGGATGAAGAAAGAGATGATAATGTATTTAAAACTGAGAAGAATATTTGTGAAAGTCCTGTGGAGGATGGTTGTGATTTCTATGGTTATGTTAATTCAGCAAAAGACTGGATAATGCCGGCTGTTGATGAGGAAAACATGGAGAAAAGCATTCAAGGCGAATCCTCATTCAGCCAGTGGGATGATTTGCCTAATAAGGAATTCATGATCAATCGTATCAGGGAATGGGTTACTGATCTTCAGCATTTCAGCCCTTTGGAAGAAACAAATGAATTACCCGATTCTGATCGCAAGGTAAATAAAGGTTCCAGTAGTTTGACTGCTGCAAAATTGGATGAAAAGTTTACTCCTGGCATGGAAGCAGCAAAAAGATATATCTCTTCTTTGACCGCCACAGCTACCACAGCTCAGCTAGCAAATCACGGGTTGGTTGTGATCCCATTCCTTAGTGCTTTCGTGAGCTTGAAGGTGCTTAATTTGTCAGGAAACGCCATAG TGAGGATAACTGCTGGTTCACTTCCTAGAGGTCTTCATATGCTGAatctttctaaaaacaaaatcaccATGATTGAAGGTTTGCGTGAATTGACTCGACTTCGCATACTGGATCTGAGCTACAACCGTATATTCAGAATTGCACATG gtCTTGCTTCTTGTTCCTCTCTAAAGGAGTTATACCTAGCTGGAAACAAAATTAGTGAGGTGGAAGGTCTTCATCGTCTCCTGAAACTGAACATACTGGATCTGCGCTACAACAAAATCTCCACAGCCAAATGCCTTGGCCAACTTGCAGCTAACTACAATTCCTTGCAAGCCATCAGCTTGGAAGGAAACCCAGCCCAGAAAAATGTAGGAGATGAACAACTAAAGAAATGTCTACAAGGCCTTCTTCCACATCTGGCATACTATAACCGGCAGACTATTAAAGTTAGCACTCTGAAGGATACAGCAGACCGATCAGTTCGATTAGGCATGAGCGCCCACCAGTTTGATCGTGGCCTTAGATCAGAACATAAGTCTGTGCGGAAGGGTAGCCATGGTGTAGCTTCTAACAAGCCCTCATCTTCAGCAACACATGGCCGTAAAGCAGCGGTTTCTCCAAAACGGTCCAAGAACAGGCATGTGCGCCTGCCTCCACCACCAACTGGAACAAAAGCAACAGCCCATCATCGGCCTCATCATCTTGATTTTGCCAACCATTTTCTGGGCTTTAAGCCAGATTCCTTCATGCGAAGGAGCCGAAGTGAGGGGACTCTAGGAGCTCTCTGA
- the LOC100263170 gene encoding universal stress protein PHOS32: MNPKQSQMEPDRPSTLPPVKAIHVQPSSPRFPLSSSNTPTAGANRRIAIAVDLSDESAYAVKWAVQHYLRPGDAVILLHVRPTSVLYGADWGSIDLAVDTDNSTEESQQKLEDDFDTFTTTKASDLAQPLVEAQIPFKIHIVKDHDMKERLCLEVERLGLSAVIMGSRGFGASKRTSKGRLGSVSDYCVHHCVCPVVVVRYPDEKDGGAGAESPGGVAGKAVLGEEVELHPVPEEEQEYHDASDEQKDD, from the exons ATGAACCCGAAGCAATCGCAGATGGAGCCGGACCGACCGTCGACGCTGCCGCCGGTGAAGGCGATCCACGTGCAGCCGTCGTCCCCGCGGTTTCCTTTGTCGTCGTCGAACACGCCCACGGCGGGGGCCAACCGGAGGATAGCAATCGCGGTGGACCTGAGCGACGAGAGCGCCTATGCGGTGAAATGGGCGGTGCAGCACTACCTGCGTCCCGGTGACGCGGTGATCCTCCTCCACGTCCGGCCCACGAGCGTCCTCTACGGCGCGGATTGGGGCTCCATTGACCTCGCCGTGGACACTGATAACAGCACCGAGGAGTCCCAGCAGAAGCTCGAGGACGATTTCGACACTTTCACCACGACCAAAGCCTCCGATCTGGCGCAGCCGTTGGTCGAGGCTCAGATCCCCTTCAAGATCCATATAGTCAAAGACCACGACATGAAGGAGCGGCTCTGCTTGGAGGTTGAGCGGCTGGGGCTCAGCGCCGTGATTATGGGGAGCCGAGGGTTCGGAGCATCCAAGCGAACTAGCAAGGGACGGCTGGGGAGTGTCAGCGATTACTGTGTGCACCACTGTGTGTGTCCAGTGGTTGTGGTTCGGTATCCCGATGAGAAGGACGGTGGTGCCGGTGCTGAATCCCCCGGCGGTGTGGCGGGCAAGGCGGTATTAGGGGAGGAGGTGGAACTTCACCCAGTGCCGGAAGAGGAGCAGGAGTACCACGACGCCTCCGATGAGCAGAAAG ATGATTAA
- the LOC100263032 gene encoding uncharacterized protein LOC100263032, with protein sequence MEKGLISVDRWSDHSQVYFLTHLHSDHTQCLSSSWTKGPLFCSRLTAKLFPFKFPNFNLSLLRILEIGSWHSVSLVSPSSGSETTVDVMAIDAHHCPGAVMYLFRGDFGCMLFTGDFRWEATNERAKIGRTMLLHALEGDRVNILYLDNTYCNPSFSFPSREAAAQQVVDIIASHPKHDIIIGIDTLGKEDLLLYISRSLKVKIWVWPERLQTMHLLGFHDIFTTKTSLTRIRAVPRYSFSINTLEGLNTVRPTIGIMPSGLPWVVKPSEGNDNPAGPPSISHHCGNKRIINGGPRAEINKKGKLRSVVRFHQYIYSVPYSEHSCFPEIEDFIKLVQPINIKGIVSSSFCYIEPLYYFGGLCGVNPSSQRLPRKSERREKYENIEAKTKSNSGSSNFTDAENRKRKIDFLGSHLRRVSILRRAQRGVKIVENDSP encoded by the exons ATGGAGAAAGGCCTGATATCGGTGGATCGGTGGAGCGATCACAGCCAGGTCTACTTCCTCACGCATCTCCACTCCGATCACACCCAGTGCTTGTCCTCTTCGTGGACCAAGGGGCCTCTTTTCTGCTCTCGCCTCACCGCGAAGCTCTTTCCCTTCAAATTTCCTAATTTCAACCTCTCTCTGCTTCGAATTCTTGAAATTGGGTCTTGGCACTCCGTTTCTCTGGTTTCGCCTTCCTCCGGATCGGAAACTACTGTTGATGTCATGGCCATTGACGCTCACCATTGCCCTG GTGCTGTTATGTACTTGTTTCGTGGTGATTTTGGTTGCATGCTTTTTACTGGTGATTTCCGTTGGGAGGCAACTAATGAGAGGGCCAAGATAGGAAGGACCATGCTCCTCCATGCTCTTGAGGGAGATAGAGTTAACATTCTTTACTTGGATAATACCTACTGTaatccatcattttcttttccttctcgaGAAGCTGCTGCTCAGCAG GTCGTTGATATCATTGCATCCCATCCTAAACATGATATCATCATTGGGATTGACACTTTGGGAAAGGAAGATCTTTTACTTTACATTTCACGATCTTTAAAAGTAAAG ATTTGGGTATGGCCAGAACGCTTGCAAACTATGCATCTTCTTGGATTCCATGATATCTTCACAACCAAAACTTCTCTTACTAGGATAAGAGCTGTTCCTCGTTACAGTTTTAGCATCAACACTCTTGAGGGACTAAATACAGTGCGCCCAACCATTGGAATCATGCCATCTGGTCTTCCATGGGTTGTGAAACCGTCAGAAGGAAATGACAATCCCGCCGGTCCTCCTTCAATTTCTCACCATTGTGGAAACAAACGAATAATAAATGGAGGGCCCCGTGCTGAAATAAATAAGAAGGGAAAATTGAGGTCTGTGGTAAGGTTTCATCAATACATTTATTCGGTTCCCTATTCTGAGCACTCTTGCTTTCCTGAGATAGAGGACTTTATTAAGCTTGTTCAGCCAATCAACATTAAAGGTATTGTGTCTTCATCATTTTGCTATATTGAGCCTCTTTATTATTTTGGTGGACTTTGCGGAGTAAACCCGTCATCACAGAGGCTACCTCGTAAGTCtgaaaggagagaaaaatatgagaatattGAAGCTAAGACCAAATCTAATTCTGGAAGCAGTAACTTTACCGATGCTGAAAACAGGAAAAGAAAGATTGATTTTTTAGGCAGCCATTTGAGGAGGGTGAGCATACTGAGACGAGCACAACGTGGTGTAAAAATTGTGGAGAATGATAGCCCATGA